One genomic window of Salvelinus alpinus chromosome 17, SLU_Salpinus.1, whole genome shotgun sequence includes the following:
- the LOC139542948 gene encoding leucine-rich repeat and transmembrane domain-containing protein 1, which produces MTAVVAVSILLSLLLPLSLSCPKGCVCDGRTKVVDCRGRGLYDIPRHLQPDTLELHLQDNRIRGLSSMAFRDTPLLRVLDLSNNSITSVSPSTLLGLRGLQRLSLASNALRELDRRLLGPIRSLSHLDLSHNSLTGLPGAMGESLRNLSQLGLAHNRLQRLDKSLLENLEGLGHLSLRGNPWRCDCQVIGLKLWLETFLFRGGVVDEVSCSQPEEMKDKDLQNVPYQLFHSCMTTSYNYLFSNIHHLESDRSNRGHNHGNPHGPLGMGEGYGGGGSGLPECEPKQRPRPVNLRHAIATVIVTGVVCGIVLMMMLAAAVYGCAYAALMAKYQRELKKSEETSKGDHGSADEKEPLENAIA; this is translated from the exons ATGACAG ctgtagtAGCagtatctatcctcctctccctcctcctccctctatccctctcctgtCCTAAGGGGTGTGTCTGTGATGGCCGGACGAAAGTCGTCGACTGCCGAGGGCGGGGTTTATATGACATCCCTCGCCATCTCCAACCCGACACTTTAGAACTCCATCTCCAAGACAACCGTATCCGAGGGCTGAGTTCCATGGCATTCCGAGACACGCCCCTGCTGCGTGTTTTGGACCTATCCAATAACTCCATCACGTCTGTGTCTCCCTCTACACTACTCGGTCTGAGAGGGCTACAACGTCTCAGTCTGGCCAGTAACGCCCTGAGAGAACTGGACAGAAGACTGCTAGGGCCAATACGATCTCTATCACACCTAGATCTGTCCCACAACAG TCTGACGGGTCTGCCTGGTGCTATGGGGGAGAGCCTGAGGAACCTGTCCCAGCTAGGGCTAGCCCACAACAGGCTGCAGCGGCTGGACAAGTCCCTACTGGAGAACCTGGAGGGCCTGGGTCACCTAAGCCTGAGAGGGAACCCCTGGAGGTGTGACTGCCAGGTCATAGGCCTCAAACTGTGGCTGGAGACCTTCCTCTTCAGAg GTGGAGTGGTGGATGAGGTCTCCTGCTCCCAACCAGAGGAGATGAAGGACAAAGATCTCCAGAATGTTCCCTACCAGCTCTTCCATTCCTGTATGACCACCAGCTACAACTACCTGTTCTCCAACATACACCACCTGGAGTCTGACAGGTCCAACAGGGGTCACAACCACGGCAACCCGCACGGCCCCCtgggaatgggggaggggtatggaggaggggggagtggtCTCCCTGAGTGCGAGCCCAAGCAGAGACCTCGCCCGGTGAACCTGCGTCATGCCATCGCCACGGTGATCGTGACTGGCGTGGTGTGTGGCATCGTGTTGATGATGATGCTGGCTGCAGCGGTGTACGGCTGTGCCTACGCCGCCCTCATGGCCAAGTACCAGCGGGAGCTGAAGAAGAGTGAGGAGACGAGTAAGGGCGATCACGGCAGCGCAGACGAGAAGGAGCCACTGGAGAACGCTATCGCCTAG